In Halobacteria archaeon AArc-dxtr1, the sequence GCGACGTCGTCATCGTCGACCAGTACCCAGTCAGCTCCGGCTTCGAGCGCGGCCGTGATTCGCGCTCGGCGATCGTCCCAGTCGCCGACCGTGTCGTCGGCTTTTACCCAGACAGCTCTCGTCATATCTCGACCCTCGAAGGGGACCGGCTTGAACGTGGCGGATTCGGCGACTGTTGGTGAGAGAAGCAGGGGCGAAACGTTGAGGGTCGCCACGACGCTAGTAGGGGTCAATGGCGCCGTACGACGCGATCTACTTCGATCTCGACAGCACGCTCTGTGAGCCAACCGCAGCGCGCGATGCGCTGCTGCAGAGCGCCTTCGATCAGGCCGGGGTCGAGCAGTTCTGTAGCGTCGCCCAGCTTCGCCACGCCTCACAGGACGTCAGAGACGCTCAGACCGATCGGGAGTTCTTCGAACAGGTCTTCGCGGCGACCGCCCGACGGGTTGGCGCCGATCCCGCGACCGCCCCCGACCTCGCGGACGCGTATCTCGACGTCTACGATCCGCGGGGCGTTCGGTTCCGCCCCGGCGCCGAGCGCGCCCTCGAGTACGCAAGCGAGCGCGGTCCTGTCGGACTCATCACCAACGGCAGCGAGGAAACGCAGTCCCAGAAGTTAGCCGCACTCGGCGTCACCGACCTCTTCGATACCACGGTGTTCGTCGACCCGCGAAACGGCGTTCCGCCGAAGCCGGATCCGGCGCCGTTCGAGCGTGCACTCGGGGCGCTCTCCGTCGATCCCTCCGCCGCGCTCCACGTCGGCGATAACCGCTATGCCGATATCGGCGGGGCGAACCGGGTGGGCATGGATTCGGCCTGGATCGACCTCGGTCACGGCGCGGGTGAGTACGACGACGGTGAGTACGGCCCCGAACACGAACCGACGTACGAACTCGAGACGCTCGAGACGTTCGACAGAATCGTCTGAACCACGCACCATTCGCGGGGCTCTTGTCGACAGCCACGCCGAGCGTGATAACTTAGCCCTCGATCTCGGGGAGGTGGCGGGTATTGACGACGACCCGGTTTTCGCTTCTCCCGGTTGCGTCCCGAACACGGCCCAGCATGGCGGCTGCAGCATCGATTTCGGGCGGGAGCGTGAACGGATCGGAGTCACGCTCGTCGCGGCGCCGGCAGAGATCGAAAAACGAGGCGAGCGTCGACTCAGCGCCGACGGGCAGGTAGACGATCAGATCGGCAGACGCGGAATCGGGCGCGTCACCAACGCTCGTGCCATCGTCCGATTCTGTGCCGTCGACAGAGTGGGCGGTTGCGAGCCGTTCCCAGGTCTCGACGACAGGTTCGACGGCCCGCCGTGGGGCCGCCATCCGTTCGGTCCAGGCCTCGACGTCGACCGAATCCGTATCGAGCACCGACTCGAGGGCCTCGGCCAGCGACTCGTCGCCGTCCTCGACGTAGGGAGCCTCGCGCTCGGCTCGGAGGAGCGCCCCGAGTGCCGCAATCTCCGGCTCGGAGACCGGAATCGCGTAGGCGACGTCGTGGCTCTCGTCGGAGACGGTGTAGGTCACGTCGTACCGGTCGCCGGAGAACTTGGCCGTGCCGGCCTCGCCGTCGCCACCGATCGCGCCGAACATCGACTCGAGTAGGCTCATGGACGCACAGAGGGCGATCCGGAAATAAAACCTTGTGAGATTGACGCGCGGGGCGAGATCGGTGCCTGCCGTGGGGGTCACCACTCGTCGCCGACCGCGGCCTTCGCGCCACCGTAGCCCGCAGCTGTGGTCCAGGTACGTCCACTCTCGACATGTGAGACGACGTAGTCGCCGCCACAGTCGCCACAGCGATACCGAGAGGGTGTCCGCACTGGATCGGAGGCACGGTGTCTGCCCGCCTGCCAGTCGCAGTCGTCGGCGAGACAGCACAGCACGTACCGCGGTTCGGCAAACGCCTCACAGTGACGGGGCGCGTCGACCCGGGCCGCGAGCCGCCGAAATTGTGGTCCGTGGCCGGACTCGCCCTCGTGCTGGAACTGGCTGGCGTGGACGAGTTCGTGGCGTACAACCGCGGCAAAGTCGTCCCACTCGTAGGCCTCGTAGGCCCGTCTGGTCAGGACGATCGTCGCCACCTCACGGTCGCGGTTCCACCGACAGCAGCCAGCCCGGCGGGTGGCGCGCGACGAGACGTCCCACTCGACCCGACCGAGGTCGACGTCTATGTCTGACCCCGCGACGACCTCACGGGCGTGGATTCGAGCCCGCGCGAGGAGTTCGTCGTCGACGGTGAGGTCGTCGACAGCGGCGGGATCGGCGGCGGTTCGATCTGACTCTGCCACGCACGCCGCCTCGAACGCGCAGCGCCTAATCCTTCCGGCGGCGGCAATCGGTTCGACGCGACCGTCGACCGCGCGCATCACAGCTGCCGGCGACCCGCAGACACTTTTCGCCCGGCGACGAGTGTCGACCCATGACCGACAGTTCCCTTCCGGATCCTCGACCACCGGGCGACGACCCCGTCCGTCCGCGCGCGCTCGTGCTCCCGGCCGTCGCCGCGCCGCCACTGGACGAGCGCGGACCGTGGCTCGAGCGTGAGAAGGTCGACGACGCCCTCAACGTTCCAAGTCTCGAGACGCCGCTGTACCTCACCGACGCCGAGGTCGCTATCACGACGACCGGTATCGGCAAGAGCGACGCCGCGACGACGGTCGCCGCGATGACCGCCTCGCCCGCAGTCGACCTCTCGGACGCCTACGTCGTCTCCGCCGGCATCGGCGGCGCGGCCCCCGAACGAGCCGCACTCGGATCGGTGTTCGTCGCCGACGCGGTGGTCGACTGGGACCGAAAGCACCGCTGGGATCGGGCCGAGGTGGGCGAAGACCACTCGGGTAGTGATTCGCCGGGCGGATGGGACGACGGCGAGCGTCCGATCGACCTCCTCTCCTACCGGCCCCGGGACTACGTTCGCGAACTGGACGAGGAGCTGGTCGCCGCCGCGCTCGAGGCCGCCGACGGGGTCGACCTAGCGACCGACGAGACCGTCCGGGAGTACCAGCGCGGGTATCCGGATGCGCCAGCCGATGGTCCGACCGTCGACGTCGGGACGACGGTCTGTGGCGACGAGTTCTGGCATGGACCGCACTTCGCCGCAGAGGTCGACTGGCTCTGTGAGGCCTACGGCGTCGGGCCGTACGCGACCACGCAGATGGAGGACGCAGCGACGGCGACCGCCCTCGAGCGCTTCGGTCTCGGCGATCGGTACCTGAGCGTGCGCGCGGTCGCGAACTACGACCGGTCGGCCCCGGGAGAGTCAGTCGAGGAGAGCTTCGACGGGATTCCCGAGAGCCTCGAACTGGGGATCGAGAACGCCGCACGCGTCGGCTCGGCGGTCGTCGGGCAGCTGGTCGAGCGCGATCCACTCGGCATACGCTGACGGGAGAACACAACACCCCTATCGGCACGCGTTCCGCTCGAACCACCGGAAGAGAACGGCCGGATTGCTCAAAAGCACTGGAGCAGCTGTCCATCTTCGACCGGATCTGGAAGCGCTTCGGGATCGTCGGGGAGGTTCTCGATCTCGTGGTAGTACTCCGCATCCGTGCGCACGATTCCGGTTTCGTCGATTCCGTAGATCGCACCCTCCCCGAAGGCATCGTGGTAGCCACCCGGATCAGCCCCGCCCTCTTGTCTGAAGCCAAAGCCAAAGGCAATGTAGACTGTCGTGATCGCATTGGACTCGTCGACCGTCTCGGTGTCGTGGGTCGTGTACGAAAATTCCACGACACTGTCTCCGTACTCCGCCACGGCCCCGTTTTGCGTGTAGGCCCGCTCGTACTCGGAGACGAACGAGTGGACCGCTTCCTCGTCGGAATTCGATGGTGGATCCGGGTACGGCTCGACGCCAGCACTGTGGAATTCGGTCGTTTCACCGTCGTCACCCTCCACCTCGAACGTCTCACAGACGTCGCCGGTTGGCTCCGGGCGATCCGCGTTCGCACAGTCACGACGGCCAGCGATCGAGGCCGGGTCGGGATCTGTTGGCCCGGTGGTGATCTCCGTCTCCCACGCGTCTTTTTGCGTACAGCCCGGCACCTCATTTCCGGTCGTCTGGTCCGTCCGTGGATCGATCTCATCGAGACAGCCGGCTGCCCCGAGAAACGCGCCCGTTGCACCCATCTCGAGAAGCGTTCGGCGATTCATCTGCCATATTTTATGAGATGGACATAACTATTTGTCCCAAGATCAAACGACGGTTTTAGCTATCGGCGGTCGTCGGTTATCAGTTTGCAACGCGAGCAAGTCGTAGCGGCAGTGTTGGATGTTCGTTGTCGACCTGCGACGCGACTGCCGGGATTTGGGGAATAGTGTGGACGGTCGCGATGTACTCAGATCTCGATCGCCAGCCCAGCTTCCGCGAGTGCCTCGTCCGGATCTGCGTCGTCGTGGACGACGGCCGCGACGGCGCGAGTGATCGCACCGGGCTCTTCGTGCTGGAAGATCGAACGCCCCATCGAGACACCGGCGGCGCCGGCGTCCATCGCGCCACGAACCATCGCCATCGTCTCGCGATCCGAGCCGCGTGCGCCGCCGGCGATGAGGACCGGGCGACTCGTCGCCTCGCAGACGTGCTCGAAGCTCTCGGCGTCGCCGCTGTAGCCCGTCTTGATGACGTGAGCGCCGACCTCCTCGGCGAGTCGAACCGCGTGTCCGAGCGATTCTGGGTCCTCAGGATCGACGTCGGGGCCGCGGGCGTAGGCCATCGCCAGGACGGGAATCCCGAAGCGCTCGGCCTCGGAGGTCAGCTCGGCGAGCTGAGTAATCTGGTCTGGCTCGTAGTTCGAGCCGACGTTGATGTGGAAGGAGACGGCGTCGGCGCCGGCCCGGATCGCGTCCTCGACGGTGCCCGTGAGGCGCTTGTCGTTCGAGTCGGGACCCATCGAGGTCGAGCCGTTCAGGTGAACGATGAACCCTTTCCCGTTCTTGTTCGGATGGACGCGGGGGGCGATCCCCTTCTGGGTGAGGACGGCGTCTGCGCCGCCCGCCGTGATCGCGTCGATCGTCGATTCAATTTCTTTGAGGCCGGCGACTGGCCCCAGTGTCGTGCCGTGGTCCATGGGAACGACGACGTATCGTCCCCCTGTCCCGATCCGTTCGAGTCGTGCGTCGATTCCGGTACTCATTGTCGTCCTGTAGCAAGCTTTCGGTTATGGATGTTCTGGTTCTGGAAGCGACCCCGCACCGCGGAGGGCGCCGGCTTTTAGCTCCCGAGCCAACTCCTCGAGCTGGGCTGCGGTTTCTGCAACCGATCGATCGTCCGTCTCGCCCGCGGCGATGATGTCGATAAGCGCGCTGCCGACGATGATCCCGTCGGCGCCGGCGCCGACGATCCGTTCTGCGTGGTCGCCGGTCTTGATGCCGAAGCCGACCGCCTTGGGGATCTCCCACTCGTCGAGGCGTTCTAAGCTGGCGCCGGTCTGGTCCGAGACGTCCTCTCGAGCGCCCGTCGTCCCGAGCCGGGCCTGGACGTAGACGTAGCCCGAGACGCGCTCCATCATTCGCGCTAAGCGCTCGCCACGGGTTGTCGGCGCGACGATGAAGATCAGGTCGAGGCCGAACTCGTCGCAGGCCTCCCGAAGGGGGTCGGCCTCCTCAGCGGGCAGGTCGGGCACGACGAAGCCGGAGAGGCCAGCCTCGGCGGCGCGCTCGACGAACGGTCGAGGCCCATCGTCCGCGCCGTACTGGTAGATCAAGTTGTAGTAGGTCATACAGACCAGCGGCACGTCAACGTCGAGTTCCTCGACGAACGCGAAGAAGCGCTCGGGGGTCATGCCAGCATCGAGAGCGCGGGTGACGGCCCCCTGGATCGTTGGGCCTTCGGCGATCGGCTCCGAAAACGGGAGGCCGAGTTCGATAACGTCGGCGCCGCCGCGAGCGACCGCCTCGACGTACTCGAGAGAGGCCTCGTAATTCGGGTCGCCCGCGGCCAGGTAGGGGACGAACGCCGGGCTGTCGGCGAATGCGGCCTTGAGGTCGCTCCTCATTACAGCCCACCTCCGGACTCGAAGACCGACAGGTCGGGCGCGGCTTCGAGTCCCCGTTTTTCGGTCTCCTCGATGACGGTCTCTAAGTCCTTGTCGCCGCGACCGGAGACGTTGACGACGACCGTCTCGCCGACTTTCTCGCCTGCTTCGACCGCCTCGTGGAGGAAGCCAAAGGCGTGGGCTGTCTCTAACGCGGGGATGATCCCCTCGTCGGTCGAGAGCCGGTGGAACGCCTCGAGTGCGGCCTGATCGCCGACGTTCACGGGCGTGACCCGACCCTCGCCGACCAGGTAGGCCAGCTCGGGGCCGACGCCGGCGTAGTCGAGGCCGGCGGAGATGCTGTGCGATTCCATAATCTGCCCGTGTGAGTCTTGCAGGAGCTGGGTGCGCGCGCCGTGGAGGACGCCCTCCTCGCCGGTCGAGAGCGTCGCGGAGTTCGGTGCGACGCCCGCTTCTTCGTCGACCTCGAGGCTCGATCCGCCAGCTTCGACGGCGTAGAGAGAAACGTCTGCATCCGAAACGAACTCGGCGAACGCGCCCATCGTGTTCGAGCCGCCACCGGCACAGGCGACGACGGCGTCGGGCAGTCCACCGAGCTGATCGCGACACTGCTCGCGAGCCTCCTCGGAGATGACGGCCTGGAAGTCCCGGACCATCGCGGGGAACGGATGGGGACCAACCACGGAACCGATGACGTAGTGGGTGTCTTCGACCGTTTTCGACCAGTCGCGCATCGTCTCGGAGATCGCCTCTTTTAGGGTTCCCCGGCCGGCGTCGACGGGGTTGACCTCGGCGCCGTTGATCCGCATCCGGAACACGTTGGGGCGCTGGCGGTTGATGTCAGTTCGGCCCATGTAGATCTCACAGGGCATATCGAGGTGGGCTGCTGCCATCGCCGTCGCGGTGCCGTGCTGGCCGGCGCCGGTCTCGGCGATGATCCGCTCTTTGCCCATATACTTCGCCAGCAGCACCTGTCCGAGAGCGTTGTTCAGCTTGTGGGCGCCGCCGTGGAGGAGGTCCTCGCGTTTGAGGTACACTTCGCAGTCGTAGCGCTCGGAGAGCTGGTCGGCGCGCTGCAGCGGCGTCGGCCGGCCGCCGAAGTCCCGCAGTCGGGCGCGGAACTCGTCCATGAAGCCATCTTCGTTCTCCAAAACGTAGCGTTCGTAGGCGTCTGTGAGTTCCTCTAAAGCCGGCATCAACGCCTCAGGAACGTACTGGCCGCCGTACCGACCGAACGCACCGGATGACTCGCCGTTGCCGGTTTCGCGACCGTCGTCGGCTCCGCGATCGTCAGTCTCGTGGTCCGTCTCGCTCATGTCTGTGTCACCCTCTGGGTGTTCGCCGTAACATCACTGTCGGTCCCGTGGTCCATAATGGCGCTGCCCACCAGCAGGGCGTCGGCGCCGGCTTCGCGCATCCGGTCGACGTCCGCAGGCGTCGAGATCCCGCTCTCGGCGATCAGCGTCACGTCGTCTGGCACCTGGGGAGAAACCGCCTCGAACGTGCCCAGATCCACCTCCAGCTTCGTCAGATCGCGGTTGTTGACGCCGATGATATCGGCACCGGCCTCGAGCGCGACTTCGAGTTCGGCTGCGTCGTGGACCTCCACGAGCGGCTGGAAGCCGCGATCGCGGGCGGCCTCGACCAGCGCGGGGAGGTCGTCGACGAACCGGACGATGAGAAGCAAGAGATCGGCTTCGACGGCGTCCATCTGCGCTTCGCGCAGGATGAAGTCCTTGCGAAGGACCGGTACGTCCACGGCCGCACGGACGCGTTCGAGTGCGTCCGTCGAACCGCCGAAGTGCTCGGGTTCGGTGAGCACGGAGATCGCCGCCGCACCGCCGTCGACCATCGCGGTAGCCAGGTCGACGGGATCGTCGGCTCGAGTTCCGTCGGCAGTCGGGCTCGTTGGCTTCACTTCAGCGATCACGGGGACGCGTCCGTCGGCCTCGGCGCGGGCCAGCGCGTCCGGGAACGAGCGCGAGTCAACTGACAGCTGCCGATCAGTATCGGCCGTGCGCTCCCGCGCGGCGTCGAGGATCGATTGGACCGCCGGGGCGACCTGCGTATCAGAGTCCATTATTGTACATCGACGGACTCATATGTACATAAAGATTGCGCCATCGACACGGCCGTGGCGAATCTTCAAGTTCGCGCCGGGCCTCCGGCCACCCATGGTGGATGTTACGGACGCCGGAATCTATGCGCGGGAGTCGCCGTACTTAGAGCGGTACGTACAGGTGGGGATCGCCAGTGGGCGCGTCCTTCGCGTCTCATTTCCCAATCTGCCGGCAGAGGATGCCGACCCGACGCATCCGACGCTCGATCGTCTGTTCGAATACTTAGACGGGATCGAGGAAGACGACTTTACCGACCTCGAAGTGGCGCTGACCGTCCCGACCGAGCAGCGGTCGGTGCTCGAGCAGGTCCGATCGATCCCCTACGGCGACCAGGTAGATGTCGCGACGCTGGCGAACGTGACGCCGGGGCTCGACGCCGACGAAAGCGCGGATCTGACACTCGTACGAAGCGCATTAGACGAGAATCCGGCACCGATCGTCATCCCCGACCACCGGGTACGGGATGGCCCAAGCGCCGCCCCACCGCCCGTCGAGCAGAAGCTCCGATCGCTCGAGGGGCTATGAGAGACGGGAACGTCAGTTTTCGATCGCGATTGCAAATAGGTAGCCGCCAAGGCCAAGGAAGACCAGCATTGACGCGAGCGTATCGAACGTTGAGCTTCCGGTCAGAATCCAGATGAATTGGGAGAGCCCACCGAGGATAAGCGTCGTAGCCGACGCGATAAGCAGCCGCCCGCCCGTCCCGCGCGTGTAGAGCAAGCCGCCGATGGCGACAGCGATGGCGCCGTAAACGATATCAGCTAGACCGAGGGCGGGTGAGACGCCCCCCACGAGCCCAACGACCAGCAAGACGAAGTAGACCAAAATTCCGATCAGGATCGCGCGATAGACAGATTTGGGGACACCTCTGAGCGCCGTCATACGTCGGGTGAGGAATCCGCCGTTCTTAATTGTAGCTTTCGAGGACGCTCGCCCACTCCAGTCCGAGCCCCTCGTGGACGACGAACTCGAAGGCGTTGATCAGGTAGTGGGCGACGACGACCACCAGGAGGCTCCCAGTGGCGATGAACACCAGCGCGAGGACGAATCCGAGCGCAGCCGTGACGAGGACGCCGACCGATCCCTGGATGCCGTGTCCGAGACCGAACGCGATCGACGACACCACGGCCAGCACGAACGGCGAGAGATCGAATCCGGCCGAGAGAACGCCGATCAGCGCCGCACGAAACAGGAGTTCCTCGAAAAAGGCGATCAGGGGCAAGACGACGATCAGGAGGACAAGCCATCCGGCTCGGGACTCTGGAGCGAGCATCTCCCTCAGCGTCTCGTCGTGATCGAACCCGAGCCACGTCGCGCCCGCAGCCCCGATTTCGTTGGCGAGATAGAGGGCGATGCCGATGGCCGTTCCGAGGAGGAGGCCGGAGACGACGTACGCGCTGCTGACCTCGATACCGAACGCCTCGGCAGGGATATCGGCGTAGATTGCCGCACCGATCAACACGACCGCAAACAGCCCCTGCGAGAGGGCGACGTTCGCAAGCAACTCCGCAGTAGAGAGGTCCGCGGGAGATGAGGAGGCGGTCTGTGGGAGCGGTTGCTCACGCGAGGAGTCGGACGATTCGGGTGGCGAGTCGGTGTGCTGAGAAGGGGAATCGGGCGTCTGTCCGGAGTACTCGGACGGAGAGGTGGAGTCTGTCGAGGCCGGAGGTGAGCGGTCTGGAGCCGACGGCGGGTGCTGCGTTTCGTCCCACTCGACCGGCTTCGGGGGGTGAGACTCCGCGGCGTCGGAGAGGTCGGTAGCACCGCCGTCTCCCGGCGAGACGGCGCGCTCGCTCAGGTGGGTCAGGACGAGGAGTAAGCAAAGGACGACGATCGTTACGCCCGCGAACGTCGCCCACTGCGCCACGGCTACTGGGGACTCGGGTTGGAGCCGTGACCGGCGACGCCCTGATCGAACGCCGAACCGGTGATCTGTTTGAGACGATCGACCAGCGAGTCTTTCTGGGGTTCGCCCATGAGGGCGACGTCTAAGACCTCGCTGATGTTCGAGCAGGGGATAATCTCGATCATCTCGTCGTACTCGTCTTCGATCATCACGTCTTGCTCGTTGGTCTTGGGAATGATGACCTTCTTGCAACCAGCTTTCGCCGCAGCCTCAATCTTGTGGGTGACGCCACCGACCGGGAGGACGTCACCGCGCACGGAGAGCGAGCCGGTCATCGCGACCGACTGATCGACGGGGATGTCCTCTAAGGCGCTGATGACCGCGGTCGCCACCGTGATGGAGGCCGAATCGCCGTCGACACCCTGCTGGCCGGCCTGGACGAACTGGATGTGGACGTCTTTCTCCGAGAGGTCGACGTCGGAGAACTTCTTGATGATCGCCGAGACGTTCTGGACGGACTCCTCGGCCATCTCCTTGAGCTGGCCGGTGGCGATCACCTGTCCGCCGCCCTGGGCGGGCGCGATCTCGGCCATCACGGGCAGCATGATCCCGGAGTCCTCACCCATGACGGCGAGGCCGTTGACCCGGCCTTCGACGCCGCTCTCGGTGACCTGCAGCTCGTAGTCCTTGCGGCGGTCGATGTAGTCGTCGGCGAGCTGTTGCTCGATCGACCGCGAGCGGCCCTTGGCCTCGAGGACGTGCTCGCGGGTCGTGAGCTCGGCGTCCTCCGCGCGGGCGATGTCGCCGGCGACGCGGACGAGTCCGCCGAGGTTCCGGAACTCGAGGGTGAGGTGTTCCTTGCGGCCCGCCCGGCGCTTGGCTTCGAGGATGAGCTCCTCGACGGCCTCGCGAGTGAAGTGCGGGAGGCGACCGTCGCGGTCGACCTCCTGGGCGATGAAGCGGGCGTACTTCCGGCGCATCTCGGGGGTGTCCTCGATGGTGTCGTCCATGTACACCTCGTAGCCGTAGCCCTTGATGCGGCTGCGGAGTGCGGGGTGCATGTTCTCCATCGCGTCTAAGTTCCCCGCTGCGATCATGATGAAGTCCGTCGGGACGGCTTCGGTCTGGACCATCGCACCCGAGGAGCGCTCGGACTGGCCCGTAATCGCGAACTCGCCCTCCTGGATCGCCGTCATCAGCTTCTGCTGAGTGCGGATGTCGAGCGTGTTCATCTCGTCGACGAACAGCACGCCCTTGTTGGACTTGTGGATCGAGCCGGGCTCGACGCGGTCGTGGCTGGGCGTCTCCATACCCCCGGACTGGAAGGGGTCGTGGCGGACGTCGCCCAGTAGTGCGCCGGCGTGGGCGCCGGTGGCGTCCTCGAAGGGCGCCTGGCGCTGGTCGCCGTTGTCGACGATCATGTTGGGCACCATCGCGTCTGTCCCCCGACTCGTATAGCGGAAGACGAGCCAGACGACTGCTGCGGCGATGATGCCAAGCAGGATGTTCGGTGGCCCCAAGATAGTGTAGGCGATGATCACCGCGATGATGACCCACATCAGGACCGATCGCATCTGGTTGCGCTTTCGCGCCTCCTCTTTGTGGGCGTCGATGATCTGCTCGCCTTTCCCGGCGGGGACGGTCCGAACCTTCGGCGCGTTCCCGTCGTCGGGGTTGTGATAGACGAGGACGTCCTGGAGGTCCTCCCTCGGGAGGAGCTGGCTCATCGCTTTGGCCAGCATCGACTTGCCGGTCCCCGGCGAGCCGATCATCATCACGTGTCGGCGCTGTTTCGCGGCTTTGATGATGATGTCTCGGGCCTCGTCCTGTCCAATCACCTGATCGACGAGCCGGTCGGGAACTTCGATGTCGTCTGTCGAATCGATCATCAACCCACCGAGGAGATCGTCCTCGGCGTGTTCGTCGTCGATTTCGACGCCTGGGTCGACGTCGACAGTGCTCCCCAGGTCTTCGACAGTTTCGATCTCGTCGTCGGCTTCGTCGGGTGATTGGCCGTCGATCTCAAGCCCGTCCGGATCGTCGAACTCGTCGTCCCTCGGCGAGGGCGGATCCTCGGCGTTGCTCTCGGAGTCAGCAGACGGATCGGCGCCCTCGCTGGCGTCTGCCTCCGTGGCGTCCGCGCTCGAGAAGACGTCCGGACCGTGGGCGTCCGAGTCGACGGTCCCGGACGATCGGTCCGGGTCGGCGTCGAATTCATCGTCGACAGGTTCGTCTCCGACGTCGCCCGCTTCCTCGGCGTCTTCTTGAGGCTCGGAAGTCACCTCGTCGGGGGCGTCGTCGGGCGAATCGTCGACGTTCGTATCGTTGCTCATAGAACGCTAGTCAGTACCTGGTTCGAAGGGATTGCGACTGATATACTTTCTCCATACGGTAGTCGTCGCCCCGTTCGCATAGACCACCTCTCGGTGCCGTTTTCGCCCGAATTCGAATTGGTTAGAGAGACGGTCACCGCAACCGACCGATCGAACCGGACCAGCGACCCCCAGAG encodes:
- a CDS encoding HAD family hydrolase codes for the protein MAPYDAIYFDLDSTLCEPTAARDALLQSAFDQAGVEQFCSVAQLRHASQDVRDAQTDREFFEQVFAATARRVGADPATAPDLADAYLDVYDPRGVRFRPGAERALEYASERGPVGLITNGSEETQSQKLAALGVTDLFDTTVFVDPRNGVPPKPDPAPFERALGALSVDPSAALHVGDNRYADIGGANRVGMDSAWIDLGHGAGEYDDGEYGPEHEPTYELETLETFDRIV
- a CDS encoding SprT-like domain-containing protein is translated as MAESDRTAADPAAVDDLTVDDELLARARIHAREVVAGSDIDVDLGRVEWDVSSRATRRAGCCRWNRDREVATIVLTRRAYEAYEWDDFAAVVRHELVHASQFQHEGESGHGPQFRRLAARVDAPRHCEAFAEPRYVLCCLADDCDWQAGRHRASDPVRTPSRYRCGDCGGDYVVSHVESGRTWTTAAGYGGAKAAVGDEW
- a CDS encoding purine nucleoside permease, with the translated sequence MTDSSLPDPRPPGDDPVRPRALVLPAVAAPPLDERGPWLEREKVDDALNVPSLETPLYLTDAEVAITTTGIGKSDAATTVAAMTASPAVDLSDAYVVSAGIGGAAPERAALGSVFVADAVVDWDRKHRWDRAEVGEDHSGSDSPGGWDDGERPIDLLSYRPRDYVRELDEELVAAALEAADGVDLATDETVREYQRGYPDAPADGPTVDVGTTVCGDEFWHGPHFAAEVDWLCEAYGVGPYATTQMEDAATATALERFGLGDRYLSVRAVANYDRSAPGESVEESFDGIPESLELGIENAARVGSAVVGQLVERDPLGIR
- a CDS encoding 2-amino-3,7-dideoxy-D-threo-hept-6-ulosonate synthase, with translation MSTGIDARLERIGTGGRYVVVPMDHGTTLGPVAGLKEIESTIDAITAGGADAVLTQKGIAPRVHPNKNGKGFIVHLNGSTSMGPDSNDKRLTGTVEDAIRAGADAVSFHINVGSNYEPDQITQLAELTSEAERFGIPVLAMAYARGPDVDPEDPESLGHAVRLAEEVGAHVIKTGYSGDAESFEHVCEATSRPVLIAGGARGSDRETMAMVRGAMDAGAAGVSMGRSIFQHEEPGAITRAVAAVVHDDADPDEALAEAGLAIEI
- the trpA gene encoding tryptophan synthase subunit alpha, whose protein sequence is MRSDLKAAFADSPAFVPYLAAGDPNYEASLEYVEAVARGGADVIELGLPFSEPIAEGPTIQGAVTRALDAGMTPERFFAFVEELDVDVPLVCMTYYNLIYQYGADDGPRPFVERAAEAGLSGFVVPDLPAEEADPLREACDEFGLDLIFIVAPTTRGERLARMMERVSGYVYVQARLGTTGAREDVSDQTGASLERLDEWEIPKAVGFGIKTGDHAERIVGAGADGIIVGSALIDIIAAGETDDRSVAETAAQLEELARELKAGALRGAGSLPEPEHP
- the trpB gene encoding tryptophan synthase subunit beta encodes the protein MSETDHETDDRGADDGRETGNGESSGAFGRYGGQYVPEALMPALEELTDAYERYVLENEDGFMDEFRARLRDFGGRPTPLQRADQLSERYDCEVYLKREDLLHGGAHKLNNALGQVLLAKYMGKERIIAETGAGQHGTATAMAAAHLDMPCEIYMGRTDINRQRPNVFRMRINGAEVNPVDAGRGTLKEAISETMRDWSKTVEDTHYVIGSVVGPHPFPAMVRDFQAVISEEAREQCRDQLGGLPDAVVACAGGGSNTMGAFAEFVSDADVSLYAVEAGGSSLEVDEEAGVAPNSATLSTGEEGVLHGARTQLLQDSHGQIMESHSISAGLDYAGVGPELAYLVGEGRVTPVNVGDQAALEAFHRLSTDEGIIPALETAHAFGFLHEAVEAGEKVGETVVVNVSGRGDKDLETVIEETEKRGLEAAPDLSVFESGGGL
- a CDS encoding indole-3-glycerol-phosphate synthase; the encoded protein is MDSDTQVAPAVQSILDAARERTADTDRQLSVDSRSFPDALARAEADGRVPVIAEVKPTSPTADGTRADDPVDLATAMVDGGAAAISVLTEPEHFGGSTDALERVRAAVDVPVLRKDFILREAQMDAVEADLLLLIVRFVDDLPALVEAARDRGFQPLVEVHDAAELEVALEAGADIIGVNNRDLTKLEVDLGTFEAVSPQVPDDVTLIAESGISTPADVDRMREAGADALLVGSAIMDHGTDSDVTANTQRVTQT
- a CDS encoding MGMT family protein; amino-acid sequence: MVDVTDAGIYARESPYLERYVQVGIASGRVLRVSFPNLPAEDADPTHPTLDRLFEYLDGIEEDDFTDLEVALTVPTEQRSVLEQVRSIPYGDQVDVATLANVTPGLDADESADLTLVRSALDENPAPIVIPDHRVRDGPSAAPPPVEQKLRSLEGL
- a CDS encoding CPBP family intramembrane metalloprotease; this encodes MAQWATFAGVTIVVLCLLLVLTHLSERAVSPGDGGATDLSDAAESHPPKPVEWDETQHPPSAPDRSPPASTDSTSPSEYSGQTPDSPSQHTDSPPESSDSSREQPLPQTASSSPADLSTAELLANVALSQGLFAVVLIGAAIYADIPAEAFGIEVSSAYVVSGLLLGTAIGIALYLANEIGAAGATWLGFDHDETLREMLAPESRAGWLVLLIVVLPLIAFFEELLFRAALIGVLSAGFDLSPFVLAVVSSIAFGLGHGIQGSVGVLVTAALGFVLALVFIATGSLLVVVVAHYLINAFEFVVHEGLGLEWASVLESYN